The DNA segment CTCATCAGCGGTTTATACTTTTTGTGACAACCAGGATTTTTACTCTTTGCTAGTAAATGTGTCAAGAATTGTAGAGCATTTTGAGGATTAACTAGATGACAATGAGGTCCGAAGTCGATCATAAATTGCTAAACAAATGTTTGAGCTCTTAATCACAAACACACAATTTTATTTGATGCTTACTCGAGTAGGATTTGCTTTCTGATTAGCTAAGTTCTAATTTTTAAGACAATAGAAATAAATTTCTCCTCTAACAATTTCATCTCAACCATTATGTTATTTTGTCGCCACTTAATTTTGAGTTTTTTTACAATGCTGATTTCCAATTCTGCTTTATCATCAAACTTATTAGATATTTATGATTTCAATAGCCCAGAGACAGCAGGTAGTTGGATGATTGTAAACGATGGGGTAATGGGAGGTGTTTCCCAATCTCGGCTAAGCCTTGATGAGCAGGGTGCCTTAGTTTTTGAAGGAAGGGTATCCCTTGATTATGGAGGTGGTTTTGCCTCAGTAAGGTCGATAGTAAATCAATTGGATGCTGAAAAATACCAAGGAATCTTTCTTAAAATTAGAGGAGATGGGAATAAGTATCAGTTAAGATTGAGACAGACAAGCAGAGTAGAGGGGGCTGCGTTTTATCAGCATTTCAAAACTGAAATTGGGAAATGGGTAGGGATTTATCTGCCATTTAATGGGTTTAAAGCGTCTTACAGGGGAAGGTTATTGCCAGATCACCCAAAGCTTGACACCAGTAGAATTGCTCAGATTGGCCTCATGATTAGTGATAAGCAGAAAGGGAGTTTTCGCTTGGAAGTAAATAGAATGGCTCTATTCCAAAAATGATAAATCCTAAAAAGTGAAGAAAATTAGAAACTTTCAATTGAGTAGAGATAAGCTCTTACAATTTAAATTTGTTGATAAGCTTCAGCGATTATGTTTCTTCTGGGGTACCTTTGTCATCCTATTCGCTTCAGTTGGGTGCTCCCAAAATAATTATCCATTGCAAATAAATCCTGGTCCCTCCCCAACAGATTCTATTTCTAATCTTCCTAAAGAATCTGCGATTCCAGCTGGTCTGCAAAAGTTTTCACTTCCACAATTGGTAGAAGGGGTTTTGCAGGAACGTACATATCTTGTCCGGTTCCCACTCAAACCGAGCCGTTCAAACTATCCGATAGTATTTTACTTTCATGGTGGCAGGGGTACAGCCTCTAAACTCTTCCGTAATCTGGGTGAAGTTCACAGGCTTATTGATGACAATCAGTTTATCGGAATCTTTCCTCAGGGTTTAAAAAAAAGCTGGAATCTCAGCCTGGAGCCGTCCAAAGCGGATGATGTGGCTTGGGTTACAGAAATTTTTGAAGAAATTTCAAAGCTCAGATTTGTAGATTCATCATCTGTTTATGCAGTAGGTATTTCCAATGGGGCAGGATTGGTCAATAAACTCGGCAAGGAAACAGAAA comes from the SAR324 cluster bacterium genome and includes:
- a CDS encoding CIA30 family protein, whose amino-acid sequence is MLISNSALSSNLLDIYDFNSPETAGSWMIVNDGVMGGVSQSRLSLDEQGALVFEGRVSLDYGGGFASVRSIVNQLDAEKYQGIFLKIRGDGNKYQLRLRQTSRVEGAAFYQHFKTEIGKWVGIYLPFNGFKASYRGRLLPDHPKLDTSRIAQIGLMISDKQKGSFRLEVNRMALFQK